A DNA window from Sphaeramia orbicularis chromosome 22, fSphaOr1.1, whole genome shotgun sequence contains the following coding sequences:
- the rpusd2 gene encoding pseudouridylate synthase RPUSD2 has translation MHASVPVRCLRKCNLPLFLSGQTKLIRSALKVHHPVLVPCNFNLFLSRYFNLTRCQRRSSAMEQAASATGEPAEVNSPGSAEKDGTETGKRKSDEPEISSRGKRRRGAGGKKLRPGERYIPPPQKRNPGISFSQEHFNETSYYFEGGLRKVHPYYFDFKTYCKGRWVGKSLLEVFKSEFRAESIEYYQRAAKEGRIRLNDTPVEDLSVILRNNDQMKNTVHRHEPPVVGRSLEILVDDGEVLVVDKPASIPVHPCGRFRHNTVIFILGKERGISELHTVHRLDRLTSGVLLFARTLETSKKLDQLVRDRQLEKEYVCRVEGEFPEGEVICEEPILVVSFKVGLCRVDPKGKESRTVFQRLSFNGKTSVVRCLPLTGRTHQIRVHLQYLGFPILNDPIYGSSAWGPHRGKGGLVGKSDEELLHALVKEHQAQESLNLLDLPDDGIVIQETGNNKTSDENDKSGKSHESDTCSVDNKQVVTGCSGSNKVSNEDVSDGTSCSDPNGQTSPNKSNGDQTTDSTQQNPTGGEDRLCSECKLVRPDPTEKELIMYLHALRYKGPEFEYSTRLPDWAKEDWVEED, from the exons ATGCACGCGAGTGTTCCGGTTAGATGTTTGAGAAAATGTAATTTACCGCTTTTTCTCTCTGGTCAAACTAAACTTATCAGAAGTGCACTAAAAGTACATCATCCCGTTTTGGTTCCTTGTAATTTTAACCTGTTTCTTAGTCGCTATTTTAATTTAACGCGGTGTCAACGGCGGAGCTCGGCAATGGAGCAGGCGGCTTCGGCGACAGGAGAACCGGCAGAGGTAAACAGTCCAGGGTCGGCGGAGAAAGACGGCACCGAAACCGGCAAACGTAAAAGCGACGAACCTGAAATAAGTAGCCGGggtaagaggaggagaggggCAGGAGGGAAGAAGCTCCGTCCGGGCGAGAGATACATCCCTCCTCCGCAGAAACGCAACCCCGGGATCAGCTTCAGCCAGGAGCACTTCAACGAGACCTCCTACTACTTTGAAGGCGGCCTCCGAAAAGTCCACCCGTACTACTTCGACTTTAAGACCTACTGTAAAGGTCGGTGGGTTGGGAAGAGTCTTCTGGAGGTGTTCAAGAGCGAGTTCAGAGCCGAGTCCATAGAATACTATCAGAGGGCTGCCAAAGAGGGTCGGATCCGCCTCAACGACACCCCTGTGGAGGACCTCTCCGTCATACTCAGG AATAATGACCAAATGAAGAACACTGTGCACCGCCATGAGCCCCCAGTAGTTGGAAGATCACTCGAGATCCTGGTGGACGATGGTGAGGTCCTAGTGGTGGACAAACCTGCCTCAATACCAGTTCATCCCTGTGGCCGGTTTCGCCACAACACAGTGATCTTCATCCTCGGAAAAGAGCGGGGTATATCGGAGCTCCACACAGTCCACAGACTGGACCGGCTCACATCCGGGGTCCTGCTGTTTGCACGGACCCTGGAGACCTCAAAAAAGCTGGACCAGttggtgagagacagacag CTTGAAAAGGAGTATGTGTGTCGAGTGGAGGGGGAGTTTCCAGAGGGGGAAGTCATCTGTGAGGAGCCCATCCTGGTTGTTTCCTTCAAAGTTGGTCTCTGCCGGGTTGACCCAAAGGGCAAAGAGTCTCGAACCGTCTTCCAGAGGCTtagttttaatggaaaaaccagtgTGGTTCGCTGTCTACCGCTCACTGGCCGCACTCACCAGATCAGAGTCCACCTCCAGTACCTGGGCTTCCCGATTCTCAATGATCCCATTTATGGATCCTCAGCCTGGGGCCCTCACAGGGGCAAAGGGGGGTTGGTTGGAAAGAGTGACGAGGAGCTACTGCATGCTTTGGTGAAGGAACATCAGGCTCAGGAGAGTTTAAACCTGTTGGATTTACCTGACGATGGGATTGTAATTCAAGAGACGGGGAACAACAAGACTTCTGATGAAAACGACAAGAGCGGAAAGAGTCACGAGTCGGATACGTGTAGTGTTGACAACAAGCAGGTGGTAACAGGTTGTAGTGGAAGCAACAAGGTATCGAATGAAGATGTGAGTGATGGAACCAGCTGTTCAGACCCAAACGGACAAACCTCACCTAACAAATCAAATGGAGATCAGACGACTGACTCCACGCAGCAGAACCCGACAGGAGGTGAAGACCGCCTGTGCAGTGAATGTAAACTGGTACGACCCGATCCCACGGAAAAGGAACTCATTATGTATCTACATGCATTGCGCTACAAAGGACCAGAGTTTGAGTATTCCACACGCTTACCTGACTGGGCCAAAGAAGACTGGGTTGAAGAGGATTAG